Proteins co-encoded in one Campylobacter ornithocola genomic window:
- a CDS encoding Crp/Fnr family transcriptional regulator translates to MDKHFEILISKGEKKRFNKGNILFFQGEKACKIYILLSGKVRIYKVNAKGFELTLHTLVPVNFIAEMPVFEGINYPANAICEQDCEICVFDFNEFKKLCLENGEFSFLLLTSLIGKIRILENFIRQKSLDLKSRLISFLLENEEKLHNLKQKEIAVILNLPPESLSRFLKELKQNGLICTNKGKIVILNKEKIQNLIKSF, encoded by the coding sequence ATGGATAAACATTTTGAAATTTTAATCTCAAAGGGTGAAAAAAAGCGTTTTAATAAAGGAAATATCTTATTTTTTCAAGGTGAAAAAGCATGTAAAATTTATATTTTATTAAGTGGAAAGGTGCGTATATATAAGGTCAATGCTAAAGGTTTTGAATTAACATTACACACTTTAGTTCCAGTAAATTTTATAGCCGAGATGCCTGTTTTTGAAGGTATTAATTATCCAGCTAATGCTATTTGTGAGCAAGATTGTGAAATTTGTGTTTTTGATTTTAATGAATTTAAAAAATTATGCTTAGAAAATGGAGAATTTAGCTTTTTACTTTTAACTTCTTTGATAGGAAAAATTAGAATTTTGGAAAATTTTATTAGACAAAAGTCTTTAGATTTGAAATCAAGATTGATTAGTTTTTTGTTAGAAAATGAAGAAAAATTACATAATCTAAAGCAAAAAGAAATAGCGGTAATTTTAAATTTACCACCAGAATCTTTATCACGTTTTTTAAAAGAATTAAAACAAAATGGGCTTATTTGCACAAATAAGGGTAAAATAGTAATTTTAAATAAAGAAAAAATACAAAATTTAATTAAGTCTTTTTAA
- the recG gene encoding ATP-dependent DNA helicase RecG, with translation MKVEEKDLKLLHALGVKNCIDLALILPKKFDDFRISKFPKDTFCTQNVKIISTQNHYSQLFMLCECLEWGIKANIVIFHPNKWHFKIFKHNALVCIYAKMNFFNGIWQFINPKIVKNIGQIVPKYQISSIKDESIKKLISKYVNEANLKALNLEQKYINLLLNLHNYDDLALYENFNAIVKDLKYIEIFNHLRRLKGKKISQNAYEIKLFDINSWLKGLEFSPTNDQLLAIEDIKKDLQSKVAKRRVVMGDVGCGKTLVILAASLLVYPKKAILMAPTSILAEQIYHEAKRLLPDFVNVLLLKGGKKDKDLAKLKEQAHFIIGTHALIHQEEFEAVLVMIDEQHRFGSNQRQKISELSRKSQFSPHIVQFSATPIPRTLSMIQSELVNFSFIKQMPFKKDIKTFCIQDKDFKYLLKKIDDELAKNHQVIIIYPLVNESENIDYLSLEQAQGYWISKYKNVYVTHGKDKNKDQILQEFREKGTILLSTTVVEVGISLPKLSVIVVVGAERLGLATLHQLRGRVGRIGLESFCYLYTKQKEIPTRLLEFAKTLDGFKIAELDLKNRLSGDLLDGRVQHGNHFKFFDFADDEKLVIKAKESIQNMEKENG, from the coding sequence ATGAAAGTTGAAGAAAAGGATTTAAAACTACTTCATGCTTTAGGGGTTAAAAATTGTATCGATTTGGCTTTGATTTTGCCTAAAAAATTTGATGATTTTAGAATTTCAAAGTTTCCAAAAGATACATTTTGTACCCAAAATGTAAAAATTATTAGCACGCAAAATCACTACTCTCAGCTTTTTATGCTTTGTGAATGTTTAGAATGGGGCATAAAAGCAAATATAGTGATTTTTCATCCTAATAAATGGCATTTTAAAATTTTTAAACATAATGCTTTGGTTTGCATCTATGCAAAGATGAATTTTTTTAATGGAATTTGGCAGTTTATAAACCCAAAAATAGTAAAAAATATAGGTCAAATAGTCCCTAAGTATCAAATTAGCTCCATTAAAGATGAAAGTATAAAAAAACTTATATCAAAATATGTCAATGAAGCTAACTTAAAAGCATTAAATTTAGAACAAAAATACATTAACTTACTTTTAAATTTACATAATTATGATGATCTAGCTCTTTATGAAAATTTTAACGCTATAGTTAAAGATTTAAAATATATAGAAATTTTTAATCATCTAAGGCGTTTAAAGGGTAAAAAAATATCACAAAATGCTTATGAAATAAAACTTTTTGATATAAACTCTTGGCTTAAAGGTTTAGAATTTAGCCCTACAAATGATCAGCTTTTAGCGATAGAAGATATTAAAAAAGACTTACAAAGTAAAGTCGCTAAAAGACGCGTGGTAATGGGTGATGTGGGTTGTGGTAAGACTTTGGTTATACTTGCTGCAAGTTTGCTTGTGTATCCTAAAAAGGCTATTTTAATGGCACCAACTAGTATTTTAGCTGAACAAATTTATCATGAAGCAAAAAGACTTTTACCTGATTTTGTTAATGTTTTGCTTTTAAAAGGCGGTAAAAAAGATAAAGATTTAGCAAAATTAAAAGAGCAAGCTCATTTTATCATAGGTACACACGCGCTCATTCATCAAGAAGAATTTGAAGCAGTTTTGGTTATGATAGATGAGCAACACCGCTTTGGTTCTAATCAAAGACAAAAAATAAGCGAGCTTAGTAGAAAATCACAATTTTCCCCGCATATCGTGCAGTTTTCTGCCACACCTATACCAAGAACGCTTTCTATGATTCAAAGTGAGCTTGTAAACTTTAGTTTTATCAAACAAATGCCTTTTAAAAAAGACATTAAGACTTTTTGCATACAAGATAAAGATTTTAAATATTTGCTTAAAAAAATCGATGATGAACTAGCTAAAAATCATCAAGTAATCATCATTTATCCTTTGGTAAATGAAAGTGAAAATATAGATTATTTATCATTAGAACAAGCACAAGGGTATTGGATAAGCAAATACAAAAATGTTTATGTTACTCATGGAAAAGATAAAAATAAAGATCAAATTTTACAAGAATTTAGAGAAAAAGGCACGATTTTACTTTCTACAACGGTGGTTGAAGTGGGAATTTCTTTGCCAAAACTGAGTGTGATTGTGGTTGTTGGGGCTGAAAGACTTGGACTTGCTACCTTACATCAGCTTAGAGGTAGGGTAGGTAGAATAGGGCTTGAAAGCTTTTGTTATTTATATACTAAGCAAAAAGAAATTCCAACTCGTTTGCTTGAATTTGCTAAAACTTTAGATGGGTTTAAAATAGCCGAGCTTGATTTAAAAAACAGGCTAAGTGGGGATTTGTTAGATGGTAGGGTTCAACATGGTAATCATTTTAAATTTTTTGATTTTGCAGATGATGAAAAACTAGTTATAAAAGCAAAAGAAAGTATTCAAAATATGGAAAAAGAAAATGGATAA